The Methanooceanicella nereidis genome window below encodes:
- a CDS encoding dihydrolipoyl dehydrogenase family protein — MVVGDIEIGTDVLVIGGGPAGYTVAVECARSEMDVTLVNNGELGGLCLHRGCIPVKTIMHALDISEECKKGAPFGVDAGNVSVKLKNVYAWKDDVIEKLESQIKCLCDRYEVQMLEGFCSFTSSNTAMVQGSRGEQRIRFKRAVIATGTRYEEIPGLPYDDKSILNQDSLIRNKDLPDEVVILGGGYGGTTIGTLAVKLGISVRIIHSGDSLFPGIDDDILCPVTKWLCENGVKIYSGDWSVEKKDDVISITINKNGNDDVIKTKKVIVATGMIGNTEKLGLENTEVKINDKGFIEVDGDFLTSDPNIYAIGDANNKPYKNASKAFREGKSLARILKGGTGFPDYQVMPLTLSSEPKISCAGMSEKQAKDAGIDILTGISCFSSNGKAVSLGKTDGFVKVIAEKGSHRILGVHIVGPAAFDIADESYLAIETGARLEDIVLTVHPHPTLCETLQGACEAALKRSDGW; from the coding sequence TTGGTAGTCGGAGACATTGAGATAGGGACCGACGTTCTCGTTATCGGCGGCGGTCCGGCCGGATATACTGTCGCTGTGGAATGCGCCCGTTCCGAAATGGACGTTACGCTGGTGAACAACGGCGAACTTGGCGGATTATGCCTTCACAGGGGATGCATCCCGGTAAAAACGATAATGCATGCGCTTGACATTTCTGAAGAATGTAAAAAAGGGGCGCCTTTCGGCGTAGATGCGGGGAACGTCTCGGTTAAATTAAAAAATGTCTACGCCTGGAAGGACGATGTCATAGAAAAGCTGGAATCCCAGATAAAGTGCCTCTGCGATAGGTATGAAGTCCAGATGCTGGAAGGGTTCTGTTCATTCACGTCATCGAACACAGCGATGGTCCAGGGTAGCCGTGGCGAGCAAAGGATAAGGTTTAAACGCGCCGTCATTGCGACGGGCACAAGATATGAGGAGATCCCCGGATTGCCCTACGATGATAAAAGCATACTGAACCAGGATAGCCTTATCCGAAATAAGGACTTGCCCGACGAGGTCGTCATACTGGGCGGCGGATATGGCGGCACGACGATAGGCACGTTAGCCGTTAAACTGGGGATCAGCGTCAGGATCATACATTCTGGCGATAGTCTTTTCCCAGGGATAGATGACGATATTCTTTGTCCTGTGACTAAATGGTTGTGCGAAAACGGGGTGAAGATATATTCGGGTGACTGGTCTGTAGAAAAGAAAGATGATGTTATTTCTATAACGATAAATAAAAACGGCAATGATGATGTCATAAAAACAAAAAAAGTCATCGTTGCTACCGGAATGATCGGGAACACGGAAAAGCTCGGCCTTGAGAATACGGAGGTAAAAATTAACGATAAAGGCTTTATCGAGGTCGATGGCGATTTTCTTACCTCGGATCCGAATATCTATGCCATAGGGGATGCCAACAATAAGCCTTATAAGAACGCGAGCAAGGCGTTTCGCGAAGGAAAGTCTTTGGCCAGGATATTGAAAGGGGGTACGGGCTTTCCCGATTATCAGGTCATGCCCCTTACCTTATCAAGCGAGCCTAAGATATCATGCGCAGGGATGTCCGAAAAACAGGCAAAGGACGCAGGCATTGACATCCTGACCGGAATAAGCTGTTTTTCCTCGAATGGAAAAGCCGTATCATTAGGTAAGACTGATGGTTTCGTTAAAGTGATAGCTGAAAAGGGATCCCACAGGATACTCGGCGTACATATAGTCGGTCCTGCCGCGTTCGATATCGCCGACGAATCTTATCTGGCGATAGAGACGGGAGCGCGCCTTGAGGACATCGTTCTGACAGTCCATCCGCATCCTACTCTATGCGAGACACTGCAAGGGGCATGTGAAGCCGCATTGAAGAGATCAGATGGCTGGTAA
- a CDS encoding lipoate--protein ligase family protein — translation MAIDEAISGSISKKASSPTIRFYKWNPSAVSIGCFQGMNDEVDTGTCERLGIEYVRRRTGGGAVYHDSEGEITYSVICPEEYFSKDIGMSYRQICSYIVSALSDIGIGSEFRPINDVIVNGKKISGSAQTRRNGVITQHGTILYKADRDTMFSVLKPSGLKLSDKPVKSFKDGITSVSEICDVTGQELYYALLHRFTEEKEHYFGRLNEEEIQRVNELISKYVSRSWNFSR, via the coding sequence ATGGCCATAGATGAGGCAATATCCGGATCCATATCAAAAAAAGCATCGTCTCCTACTATCCGCTTTTATAAATGGAATCCGTCGGCTGTATCCATAGGATGTTTTCAGGGCATGAATGACGAAGTGGATACAGGGACCTGCGAGAGGCTGGGCATCGAATATGTGAGAAGAAGGACGGGAGGCGGTGCCGTATATCATGACAGCGAAGGCGAGATCACCTATAGCGTGATATGTCCGGAAGAGTATTTTTCTAAAGACATAGGCATGTCATACCGCCAGATCTGTTCATATATCGTTTCCGCATTATCGGACATAGGCATAGGCTCGGAGTTCAGGCCGATTAACGATGTCATTGTCAATGGGAAAAAGATATCAGGAAGCGCGCAGACGAGGAGGAACGGCGTGATCACCCAGCACGGCACCATACTGTATAAAGCCGACAGGGATACAATGTTCTCTGTCCTGAAGCCTTCCGGGCTGAAATTATCCGATAAGCCTGTAAAGTCCTTTAAAGACGGTATCACCAGCGTAAGTGAAATATGTGATGTGACAGGGCAGGAACTTTACTATGCCTTGCTTCACAGGTTCACGGAAGAAAAAGAACACTATTTTGGCCGTTTAAATGAAGAAGAGATACAGAGAGTAAATGAGCTTATATCCAAATATGTGAGCCGGTCATGGAACTTTTCCAGATAA
- a CDS encoding rhodanese-like domain-containing protein codes for MVVILYSEHVKSIGIEHLKRSLDNGEKVRLLDVRSRADFQKEHIKGAQSMPLDELEKKAGNMLDKDENIITYCDSFVCSSSTSGAKILVKQGFKNVKDYKGGLREWKQAGYPTETGS; via the coding sequence ATGGTGGTCATACTGTATTCGGAGCACGTAAAATCCATAGGTATAGAGCATTTGAAAAGGTCGCTGGATAACGGTGAAAAAGTCCGCCTGTTAGACGTAAGGAGCAGGGCGGATTTTCAAAAAGAGCATATTAAAGGAGCCCAGTCTATGCCCCTGGATGAACTGGAGAAAAAGGCCGGAAATATGCTGGATAAGGACGAGAATATCATCACTTATTGCGATAGCTTCGTTTGCTCTTCAAGCACAAGCGGCGCCAAGATATTAGTAAAGCAGGGTTTCAAGAACGTAAAGGATTACAAAGGCGGCCTGAGGGAATGGAAGCAGGCAGGTTATCCGACCGAGACCGGATCATAA
- a CDS encoding AMP-binding protein: MPKGRSLSYAHMGYDKSLIGKTICDMFDDIAEKYPDNDAIVSLHQGTRYTYGELQREVCRAAKGLLSLGIKKGDRVAIWATNIAEWVVTQFATAKIGVIMVNINPAYRTHELEYVLQQSETQTLILIDSFKTSDYIKMFYEVCPEAKNCKPGQIVSENLPFLKNVVLIRGEKKEGMFTWDEVMKMGDEMPDAVVCATQGTLSFDEPINIQYTSGTTGFPKGVVLTHHNVLNNGFFIGDYMKFTEKDRLCIPVPFYHCFGMVLSNLASMTHGSTMVLPAEHFDPLKTLEAIEKERCTAVHGVPTMFIAELEHPEFSRFDLSTLRTGIMAGSPCPIEVMKRVNTQMNMSDIVIVYGQTETSPGLTMSSVYDSLEKRVTTVGKPMPYTELKIVDPKNGEIVPRGEPGEICARGYAVMRGYYKNPDATGLVIDDDGWIHTGDLGILDEEDYCKITGRIKDMVIRGGENIYPREVEEFLYTHPEISDAQVIGVPDVKYGEELMAWVKVKNGIAITEDEIKEFCRGKIAHYKIPRYIKFVDEFPMTVTGKIQKYKMREISIKELGLDNAARIKTA; encoded by the coding sequence ATGCCAAAAGGAAGATCCCTAAGCTATGCACATATGGGGTATGATAAGTCTTTAATAGGCAAGACCATCTGCGATATGTTCGATGATATCGCAGAAAAGTATCCCGATAATGATGCGATTGTATCGCTGCACCAGGGCACCAGGTATACCTATGGTGAGCTACAAAGAGAGGTTTGTCGTGCTGCCAAGGGATTATTAAGCTTAGGCATAAAGAAAGGCGACCGTGTAGCCATATGGGCCACGAACATTGCCGAATGGGTCGTGACCCAGTTCGCGACGGCAAAGATAGGCGTCATAATGGTCAATATCAATCCCGCATACAGGACACATGAGCTGGAATACGTACTTCAGCAGTCCGAGACGCAGACTCTCATACTCATTGATAGCTTTAAGACATCGGATTATATCAAAATGTTCTACGAGGTGTGCCCGGAAGCAAAGAACTGTAAGCCGGGGCAGATCGTATCTGAGAACCTGCCGTTCCTTAAGAACGTAGTGCTTATACGCGGAGAAAAGAAGGAAGGCATGTTCACATGGGACGAGGTCATGAAGATGGGCGACGAGATGCCTGACGCCGTAGTTTGCGCGACGCAGGGGACGCTCAGTTTTGACGAGCCCATCAACATACAATATACTTCAGGCACTACAGGTTTCCCGAAAGGCGTAGTGCTGACACATCATAACGTTCTTAATAACGGCTTCTTTATCGGCGACTATATGAAATTCACCGAAAAGGACAGGCTCTGCATACCGGTACCGTTTTATCATTGCTTCGGCATGGTGCTGTCCAATCTCGCATCCATGACGCATGGATCGACGATGGTCCTGCCGGCCGAACATTTCGACCCGCTAAAAACGCTCGAGGCCATCGAGAAAGAGAGATGCACGGCAGTGCACGGTGTACCGACGATGTTCATCGCAGAGCTCGAGCATCCCGAATTCTCCAGATTTGACCTCAGCACGCTCAGGACAGGCATAATGGCAGGCTCTCCCTGCCCGATAGAGGTCATGAAGAGAGTTAACACTCAGATGAACATGAGCGACATCGTAATAGTGTACGGCCAGACCGAGACGTCTCCGGGCCTGACAATGTCCTCTGTATATGACTCTCTTGAGAAAAGAGTCACAACCGTCGGGAAGCCGATGCCATATACAGAATTAAAGATCGTGGACCCCAAGAACGGTGAGATAGTCCCGAGAGGAGAACCGGGCGAGATATGCGCAAGAGGGTACGCCGTCATGAGAGGTTATTATAAAAACCCTGATGCGACCGGACTGGTCATCGACGATGACGGATGGATCCATACCGGCGACCTTGGAATACTTGACGAAGAGGATTACTGTAAGATCACGGGCCGTATCAAGGATATGGTCATCAGGGGCGGAGAGAACATATACCCGAGAGAGGTAGAGGAGTTCTTATACACTCATCCGGAAATAAGCGACGCCCAGGTCATAGGCGTTCCCGATGTAAAATACGGCGAAGAGCTTATGGCATGGGTCAAGGTCAAGAACGGCATCGCGATTACCGAAGACGAGATCAAGGAGTTCTGCCGCGGAAAGATCGCCCATTACAAGATACCGCGCTACATCAAGTTCGTGGACGAGTTCCCCATGACTGTCACAGGAAAGATACAGAAGTACAAGATGAGGGAAATATCCATCAAGGAACTTGGCCTTGATAATGCTGCCCGTATAAAGACGGCATGA
- a CDS encoding phenylacetate--CoA ligase family protein, whose product MHTHDKKYWNKEQETMRPEDREKKILKQMKHQLDYVYNNIPFYRKLYDSKGFKPEMVKSLKDFTEKVPIIKKSMLRESQAHYPPYGDYWGNTDVYRIHGSSGTTGTPTLYSISKKDWDYIAEVQAMCYYSTGIRAHDTVQVSMLLSLFMGGWGAILAGERIGARTFPIGAGNTEQQVTLMKILKPTVLTCTPTYAIHMGMVAQEMGIDPRSLGLKKGIFLGEPGAGIPSIKRKIEDLWDIKSYDCGSTSEMTPWATNCECEEQAGMHCYTDEIYTEIVDVNDPYKGMAYGEEGALIYTSLYRESQPMIRFWSGDKSVLTDEQCNCGRTYPRMPRGIFGRLDDMLIIRGVNTFPSAIEEAIRQCKDVGAEFQIIVTRPKDMDVVALQVEHRDGLFEGRSGNEIERMKQSLMREIAHNVKANCGINISVEIVGPHTLPVAQVKAKRVVDKRSGVWS is encoded by the coding sequence ATGCATACACATGACAAAAAATACTGGAATAAAGAACAGGAAACTATGCGGCCCGAAGACAGGGAAAAAAAGATACTGAAACAAATGAAGCATCAACTGGACTATGTGTATAACAATATTCCATTTTACAGAAAACTATACGATTCAAAAGGGTTTAAACCGGAAATGGTCAAGTCCCTGAAAGACTTTACCGAAAAGGTGCCCATCATCAAGAAGAGCATGCTAAGGGAGAGCCAGGCACACTATCCGCCATACGGGGATTACTGGGGCAACACTGACGTATACAGGATACACGGCTCATCAGGTACGACCGGGACCCCGACATTATATTCGATATCTAAAAAGGACTGGGATTACATCGCTGAAGTTCAGGCCATGTGCTATTACAGCACGGGTATCAGGGCACATGATACCGTCCAGGTATCCATGTTATTAAGCTTATTCATGGGCGGCTGGGGAGCCATCCTGGCAGGCGAAAGGATCGGCGCCAGGACATTCCCGATAGGCGCGGGCAATACGGAACAGCAGGTGACCCTTATGAAGATACTAAAGCCGACGGTGCTTACCTGCACTCCTACCTATGCGATCCACATGGGCATGGTAGCGCAAGAAATGGGTATAGACCCCCGCTCGTTAGGATTGAAGAAAGGTATTTTCCTGGGTGAGCCGGGAGCAGGCATACCGAGCATTAAACGCAAGATCGAGGACTTATGGGACATTAAATCATATGACTGCGGATCCACCTCTGAGATGACCCCGTGGGCCACGAACTGCGAATGCGAGGAACAGGCAGGTATGCATTGCTATACGGATGAGATATACACTGAAATAGTAGACGTGAACGACCCCTATAAAGGAATGGCATATGGCGAAGAAGGGGCCCTTATCTACACATCCCTGTACAGGGAGTCACAGCCGATGATCAGGTTCTGGTCGGGGGACAAGTCTGTCCTTACTGACGAGCAGTGTAATTGTGGCAGGACTTACCCGAGAATGCCCAGGGGTATTTTCGGCAGGCTTGACGATATGCTCATCATAAGGGGCGTCAACACTTTCCCGAGCGCTATCGAGGAAGCGATCAGGCAGTGTAAGGATGTCGGCGCTGAATTCCAGATAATCGTCACAAGGCCGAAAGACATGGATGTCGTGGCGCTTCAGGTCGAGCACCGGGACGGGCTTTTCGAGGGCAGGTCCGGTAATGAGATAGAGCGTATGAAGCAAAGCCTGATGAGGGAGATAGCCCATAACGTCAAGGCTAACTGCGGCATTAATATCTCCGTCGAGATCGTAGGCCCGCACACGCTGCCGGTCGCACAGGTCAAGGCCAAGCGTGTCGTCGATAAAAGAAGCGGTGTTTGGAGCTGA
- a CDS encoding 4Fe-4S binding protein, translating to MPITPASKPVNGAAGKTGTWRTFKPVIEKESCKKCGLCILYCPEACIDKELEIDYEYCKGCGICANECPTKSIKMERE from the coding sequence ATGCCGATAACACCGGCTTCAAAACCTGTTAACGGTGCGGCTGGCAAGACGGGCACATGGAGAACGTTCAAGCCGGTGATCGAGAAGGAATCATGTAAAAAATGCGGGCTTTGTATCCTGTATTGCCCTGAAGCCTGTATCGATAAGGAACTCGAGATAGACTACGAGTATTGCAAGGGATGCGGCATCTGCGCCAACGAATGCCCGACAAAATCCATTAAGATGGAAAGGGAGTGA
- a CDS encoding 2-oxoacid:acceptor oxidoreductase family protein, protein MLEIRIHSRGGQGGVTASKLLAQAAFIEGKQSTAFPLYGAERRGAPVMSFTRISDDEIKISSQIYNPDIVIVLDDSIMDLVDVTQGLKPGGLLVVNTKDIDKLPKGNFNVATVNVTDIALSLGLVLSGNPILNTPILGAMAKLGVIKLESALAAIKETFDDERNVQAAKAAYEKVVV, encoded by the coding sequence ATGCTGGAAATACGCATACATTCAAGAGGGGGGCAGGGAGGCGTTACAGCTTCAAAGCTTCTTGCACAGGCCGCTTTTATAGAGGGCAAGCAGAGCACGGCATTCCCGCTCTACGGCGCTGAACGCAGAGGAGCGCCTGTTATGTCCTTTACAAGAATATCGGACGATGAGATCAAGATATCCAGCCAGATCTATAATCCTGACATAGTCATCGTACTCGATGATTCCATCATGGACCTCGTCGACGTCACACAGGGATTAAAACCGGGAGGCCTCCTGGTCGTTAATACTAAGGACATTGATAAACTTCCAAAAGGCAACTTCAATGTTGCGACCGTGAACGTCACGGACATCGCGCTGTCGCTCGGGCTCGTGTTATCGGGTAATCCCATACTGAACACGCCCATACTTGGAGCTATGGCCAAACTGGGAGTCATTAAACTTGAGTCTGCACTTGCCGCCATCAAAGAGACATTCGACGACGAAAGAAACGTCCAGGCTGCAAAGGCGGCATATGAGAAGGTGGTCGTATGA
- the porA gene encoding pyruvate ferredoxin oxidoreductase — MKKMSTGNQAVALAVKESDVEVVAAYPITPQTEVVETIASMVEKNTMKCAYIRVESEHSALAACIGASASGARAFTATSSHGLLYMHEMIHWAAGARLPIVMANINRAVGPAWNIWAEHTDALSQRDTGWMQFYAATVQEVYDTVLMSYKLAEKVYLPAMVNLDGFILSHSIQPLDITDTGDFIPPIDMPHALNTDDPVTYGNLTTPADYYKFRHMIHTAMQRADKEARSIEKEFAERFGRQYGPVMEYRTDDAEIVILGMGTLARETEVAVDLLRKEGIKAGSIRIRQFRPFPKLDLDGKKVIVFDRDYSFGAGGILAQEIRMRNDVPIYNVIAGLGGQDVSYNTIADIVRKSKDEGEFWLGVD; from the coding sequence ATGAAAAAGATGTCCACAGGTAACCAGGCAGTCGCGCTGGCGGTAAAAGAGTCGGACGTTGAAGTTGTCGCTGCGTACCCCATAACGCCCCAGACCGAAGTAGTAGAGACCATCGCTTCAATGGTCGAGAAGAACACGATGAAATGCGCATATATCCGCGTCGAAAGCGAGCATTCCGCCCTTGCGGCATGCATAGGGGCCTCGGCATCCGGCGCAAGAGCGTTCACGGCAACGTCGAGCCACGGATTATTATACATGCACGAGATGATCCACTGGGCCGCAGGCGCAAGGCTGCCCATAGTAATGGCCAACATCAACCGTGCGGTCGGCCCGGCCTGGAACATATGGGCAGAGCACACCGACGCGCTGTCACAGAGAGATACGGGATGGATGCAGTTCTATGCGGCAACGGTGCAGGAAGTCTATGATACGGTGCTGATGTCCTATAAGCTGGCCGAGAAAGTATACCTCCCTGCGATGGTGAACCTCGACGGTTTTATTTTAAGCCATTCTATACAGCCGCTTGATATTACGGACACAGGCGACTTTATACCCCCTATAGACATGCCTCACGCGCTGAACACGGATGACCCGGTGACTTACGGCAACCTTACAACGCCTGCCGACTACTACAAGTTCAGGCACATGATCCATACCGCCATGCAAAGAGCGGATAAAGAAGCCAGAAGTATTGAGAAGGAGTTTGCCGAGCGCTTTGGAAGGCAGTACGGGCCGGTCATGGAATATCGTACTGACGACGCCGAGATAGTCATCCTGGGAATGGGCACGCTCGCCAGAGAGACTGAAGTCGCTGTCGACCTTTTAAGAAAAGAAGGTATAAAGGCGGGATCGATCCGCATCCGCCAGTTCAGGCCTTTCCCGAAACTTGACCTCGACGGCAAGAAAGTCATAGTGTTTGACAGGGATTACTCATTCGGCGCGGGCGGAATTCTGGCACAGGAGATCAGGATGAGGAACGATGTGCCGATCTATAATGTCATCGCAGGCCTGGGAGGCCAGGATGTTAGCTATAACACTATAGCCGACATAGTAAGAAAATCAAAGGACGAAGGAGAATTCTGGCTGGGGGTGGATTAA
- a CDS encoding thiamine pyrophosphate-dependent enzyme has translation MLDDIPEEEYLYKGNTACAGCTAMLALRYILKAAGPNSMIVNPACCSTVCQGPYPKSAYGVPVLNIAFAAAAATADGIASAERNKGKNIIVFAGDGGTVDIGIQALSGAIERNANILYVCYDNEAYSNTGMQKSGSTPKGAITTTTPTGRKDSKKDIDFIVMAHRPVYMATASSAYPKDIYKKVQKALSIEGTKFIHIHCPCPSGWRYPTERSIELGKMAVKTGMWFLYEYEDGKIKLNPPTVAALKKPAPIDDYIKSQGRFKGANIDAIRSEVEEGIARIKEMV, from the coding sequence ATGCTAGATGACATCCCGGAGGAAGAATATCTCTATAAAGGCAATACGGCATGCGCTGGCTGTACTGCCATGCTGGCACTGAGATACATATTAAAGGCTGCCGGACCGAACTCAATGATAGTCAACCCGGCATGCTGTTCTACAGTTTGCCAGGGGCCGTACCCGAAATCAGCATACGGAGTACCAGTCCTTAATATCGCGTTCGCCGCTGCGGCCGCGACCGCTGACGGTATAGCTTCGGCGGAGAGGAACAAGGGCAAAAATATCATAGTTTTCGCAGGTGACGGAGGAACTGTCGACATCGGTATACAGGCGTTATCCGGCGCCATAGAGCGAAATGCGAATATTCTTTACGTTTGTTACGATAACGAGGCTTATTCAAACACAGGCATGCAGAAAAGCGGATCGACGCCAAAAGGCGCTATAACGACCACGACACCTACCGGCAGAAAAGACTCTAAGAAAGATATTGATTTCATAGTAATGGCTCACAGGCCGGTCTATATGGCCACAGCGTCTTCGGCATATCCGAAAGACATCTATAAGAAGGTGCAAAAAGCCCTGTCCATAGAAGGGACCAAGTTCATTCATATTCACTGCCCGTGCCCGTCAGGCTGGAGATACCCGACGGAGAGATCCATAGAGCTGGGTAAGATGGCGGTCAAGACAGGCATGTGGTTCCTCTACGAGTACGAGGACGGTAAGATCAAGCTTAACCCGCCCACAGTGGCTGCATTAAAGAAGCCTGCTCCGATAGATGACTATATAAAGTCACAGGGCAGGTTCAAAGGAGCTAACATTGATGCTATCAGGTCAGAGGTCGAAGAAGGCATCGCCAGGATAAAGGAGATGGTCTGA
- a CDS encoding nucleoside triphosphate pyrophosphohydrolase, translating to MNKLVRDRIPEIMRASGKSPHVKRLDGPGLKKALKEKLVEEAIELKDAENIKEELADVLEVLDAIMENYSLDINEIERIKDMKRREKGGFKEGYFLMG from the coding sequence ATGAATAAATTAGTAAGGGACAGGATACCGGAAATAATGCGCGCATCTGGAAAATCGCCGCATGTAAAACGATTGGATGGACCTGGATTAAAAAAAGCGCTGAAAGAAAAACTTGTGGAAGAGGCAATCGAACTGAAGGATGCGGAGAACATAAAAGAGGAACTTGCCGACGTGCTTGAGGTCCTGGATGCGATAATGGAGAACTATTCGCTGGATATAAATGAGATAGAGCGGATAAAAGATATGAAGCGCCGTGAAAAGGGAGGCTTTAAGGAAGGTTATTTTCTTATGGGATGA
- a CDS encoding flavodoxin domain-containing protein, protein MSKFVIVYLSTSGNTKMMAEAIAEGARSRGLDADAISFYDVDVDTLKNADAVGLGCSTFWYKMHDAMERFLDKLSKEHLEGKVGVSFGSYGWSGEAPVQIATRMREMGMHVLDPVLRIMYTPNEKDLEECKRLGKDVAMELKKHKPSEMAVT, encoded by the coding sequence ATGTCAAAATTTGTTATTGTATATCTAAGCACTTCCGGTAATACGAAAATGATGGCGGAGGCTATAGCAGAGGGAGCGAGATCGAGAGGTCTTGACGCGGATGCGATAAGCTTCTATGACGTTGACGTTGATACATTAAAGAACGCCGATGCTGTCGGGCTGGGCTGCTCAACGTTCTGGTATAAGATGCATGATGCCATGGAAAGGTTCCTTGATAAGCTTAGCAAAGAGCATCTCGAGGGGAAAGTGGGAGTATCCTTTGGCTCATATGGGTGGAGCGGAGAGGCGCCAGTCCAGATCGCGACCAGGATGAGAGAGATGGGGATGCATGTCCTTGACCCCGTATTACGCATCATGTACACGCCGAATGAAAAGGATCTCGAAGAATGTAAACGGCTTGGTAAGGATGTGGCCATGGAGCTAAAAAAGCATAAACCATCCGAAATGGCAGTGACTTGA
- a CDS encoding LSM domain-containing protein: MFPNKKVQTLIGQKIQVEMKGEKNILEGTLISADDYLNLHLIDTTEISNGERLRSLGSVVLRGNNIILLNPVKEQLS; the protein is encoded by the coding sequence TTGTTCCCCAATAAAAAAGTACAGACACTTATAGGTCAAAAGATCCAGGTAGAAATGAAAGGTGAAAAGAATATTCTGGAGGGTACGCTGATCAGCGCCGACGATTATTTGAACCTTCACCTTATCGACACTACGGAGATCTCCAACGGTGAACGCTTAAGGAGCCTTGGATCAGTCGTTTTAAGAGGAAATAATATAATCTTGTTAAACCCTGTAAAAGAGCAGCTTAGTTAG
- a CDS encoding helix-turn-helix transcriptional regulator, whose amino-acid sequence MNANLEEKALDLVRSSEKGVLQSDLWKDLGIDSRKCSRIVAKLEADGKIKRVWETINGTRTYRLTYIPQKMEEPVKEYRFDLVMAEDEVAPCIGCTYECEPDYCPDLGNWIELLAKEEAARNKS is encoded by the coding sequence TTGAATGCGAATCTAGAAGAAAAAGCACTTGACCTCGTAAGGTCTAGTGAAAAAGGCGTTCTACAAAGCGACCTATGGAAGGATCTTGGCATTGATAGCAGAAAATGCTCGCGGATCGTAGCGAAGCTTGAAGCCGATGGTAAGATAAAAAGGGTATGGGAGACTATCAACGGCACAAGGACATATAGGCTGACCTATATACCCCAGAAAATGGAAGAGCCTGTAAAGGAGTATAGGTTCGATCTCGTGATGGCCGAAGATGAAGTAGCCCCATGCATAGGATGTACGTATGAATGTGAGCCAGATTACTGTCCTGATCTGGGTAACTGGATAGAACTTCTCGCCAAGGAAGAGGCAGCCAGGAATAAGTCATAA